In the Quercus lobata isolate SW786 chromosome 5, ValleyOak3.0 Primary Assembly, whole genome shotgun sequence genome, one interval contains:
- the LOC115991587 gene encoding squamosa promoter-binding protein 1: protein METSKAEEKRSFKYKMEDEDEDEDDDEYSNTELGSGEEERNKRMMTPSPSTKKGSGSGGGSTPPTCQAEDCNVDLSDAKHYHRRHKVCDFHAKAPVVSVAGIQQRFCQQCSRFHQLTEFDESKRSCRRRLAGHNERRRKSSSEFHREGSH, encoded by the exons ATGGAAACAAGCAAAGCTGAGGAGAAGAGGAGCTTCAAGTACAAGATGGAGGATGAggatgaagatgaggatgatgatgaatATTCCAATACTGAATTAGGAtctggagaggaagagagaaataaGAGAATGATGACTCCCTCTCCCTCTACCAAGAAAGGTTCCGGTAGCGGAGGAGGGTCAACGCCGCCTACTTGCCAGGCTGAGGATTGCAATGTTGATCTGAGTGATGCCAAGCACTATCACCGCCGCCACAAGGTGTGTGACTTTCATGCCAAGGCTCCGGTAGTCAGCGTTGCCGGAATCCAGCAAAGGTTTTGCCAACAATGTAGCAG GTTCCATCAGCTAACAGAGTTTGATGAATCTAAAAGGAGTTGTCGTAGACGTCTAGCTGGACATAATGAGAGGCGTCGGAAAAGCTCATCTGAATTTCATAGAGAAGGCTCGCATTGA